Proteins encoded together in one bacterium window:
- a CDS encoding cofactor-independent phosphoglycerate mutase, with amino-acid sequence MKYIMLIGDGMADRKIANRGRKTPLQLAKTPNMDKLAKEGECGMVKTLQPELPKGSDVATMSLLGYNPKKFYTGRGPLEALNLGINLKTKEIAFRCNFVTVLDNKLIDYSGGHISSKEAKILIEVLQQKLGNNQFSFYAGLSYRNIMVARKNSGILLDNLETRPPHDVTGTPLTDILPKGKSSAILRRIMQKSYELLKDHPVNIKRQKRKENPANMIWLWGEGEKPTLPSFYKEYGKKGAVISAVDIVKGIGKAIGMESIFVKRATGFLDTNYRGKVNAAIKAIKTKDFVLVHLEAPDEAGHLGNVNLKIKAIELFDKKIVGEILKYVLKSKDEYKIFVGCDHATPVMLKTHTDEAVPFVIWGDKRNGCVSYDEITIPASSLYFEEGYKLMRYFLR; translated from the coding sequence ATGAAATACATAATGCTTATTGGCGATGGTATGGCTGATAGGAAAATTGCAAACAGGGGCCGTAAAACACCGCTTCAATTGGCAAAAACTCCTAACATGGATAAACTCGCCAAAGAAGGAGAATGCGGGATGGTAAAGACCCTGCAGCCCGAACTACCAAAGGGTAGCGACGTAGCAACAATGTCTCTTTTGGGATACAACCCTAAAAAATTTTATACAGGCAGAGGTCCGCTTGAAGCTCTTAATCTTGGCATAAATCTAAAAACAAAAGAAATTGCTTTTAGATGTAATTTTGTTACCGTTTTAGATAATAAATTAATTGATTATTCCGGCGGTCATATCTCGTCAAAAGAAGCAAAAATTTTAATAGAAGTATTGCAGCAAAAGCTGGGAAACAACCAATTTTCTTTTTATGCCGGGTTGTCTTACCGTAATATTATGGTAGCGCGAAAAAATTCAGGTATATTATTAGATAATTTAGAAACCCGACCTCCTCATGATGTAACAGGGACTCCTTTAACCGATATTTTACCCAAAGGTAAAAGTTCCGCAATATTAAGAAGAATAATGCAAAAGTCTTACGAATTATTGAAAGACCATCCTGTAAATATAAAAAGACAAAAAAGAAAAGAAAATCCGGCAAACATGATATGGTTATGGGGAGAAGGTGAGAAACCTACCCTACCATCTTTTTATAAGGAATATGGTAAAAAAGGCGCGGTTATATCGGCAGTAGATATTGTAAAAGGCATAGGAAAAGCTATCGGTATGGAAAGCATATTTGTAAAAAGAGCTACAGGATTTCTGGATACAAATTATCGCGGAAAAGTAAATGCAGCTATTAAAGCTATAAAAACCAAAGATTTTGTTTTAGTCCATTTGGAAGCTCCCGACGAAGCAGGACATTTAGGAAATGTAAATTTAAAGATTAAAGCCATCGAATTATTTGATAAAAAAATTGTGGGAGAGATACTAAAATATGTTTTAAAAAGTAAAGATGAATATAAGATTTTCGTAGGATGCGACCACGCAACTCCCGTAATGTTAAAAACGCATACAGATGAAGCAGTTCCCTTCGTAATATGGGGAGACAAAAGAAATGGCTGTGTTTCTTATGATGAAATAACCATCCCTGCTTCTTCTTTATATTTTGAAGAAGGTTATAAATTAATGAGATACTTTTTAAGATAA